A single region of the Nocardioides aquaticus genome encodes:
- the typA gene encoding translational GTPase TypA, translated as MPVSTTRSDLRNVAIVAHVDHGKTTLVDAMLRQAGAFTAHQAESVAERVMDSGDLEREKGITILAKNTAVHYEGPAGGGQPMVINIIDTPGHADFGGEVERGLSMVDGIVLLVDASEGPLPQTRFVLRKALNADMPVILVVNKTDRGDARIAEVVDETYELFMDLLDDTHSQDALDFPVVYASGRAGVASLVAPENATMPEGDNLEPLFKTILDTIPAPTYTEGAPLQAHVTNLDASPFLGRLALLRIHEGELKKGQTVAWMRRNGEVKNVRVTELLVTEGLERKPGESAGPGDIVAIAGIPDITIGETLADPENPVALPLIHVDEPAISMTIGTNTSPLVGRTKGGKVTARLVKDRLDAELIGNVSLRILPTERPDAWEVQGRGELALAILVEQMRREGFELTVGKPQVVTKEVNGKLHEPFERLTIDAPDEYLGTITELLASRKGRMEQMTNHGTGWVRMEFVVPARGLIGFRTEFLTDTRGTGIAHSISEGYEPWAGEIRSRTNGSLVADRKGATTAYAMTNLQERGVMFLEPATEVYEGMIVGENSRADDMDVNITKEKQQTNIRSATSDNFEKLIPARKLSLEQCLEFCRDDECVEVTPDMVRIRKVVLDAGERARTASRVRKGGK; from the coding sequence ATGCCTGTCTCCACCACTCGTTCGGACCTGCGCAACGTCGCGATCGTGGCGCACGTCGACCACGGCAAGACCACGCTGGTCGACGCCATGCTGCGCCAGGCCGGCGCCTTCACGGCGCACCAGGCCGAGAGCGTCGCCGAGCGCGTCATGGACTCCGGCGACCTCGAGCGCGAGAAGGGCATCACGATCCTCGCGAAGAACACCGCGGTGCACTACGAGGGCCCCGCCGGCGGCGGCCAGCCGATGGTCATCAACATCATCGACACCCCCGGCCACGCCGACTTCGGTGGCGAGGTCGAGCGCGGCCTGTCGATGGTCGACGGCATCGTGCTGCTCGTGGACGCCTCGGAGGGCCCGCTGCCGCAGACCCGCTTCGTGCTCCGCAAGGCGCTCAACGCCGACATGCCGGTGATCCTGGTCGTCAACAAGACCGACCGCGGCGACGCCCGCATCGCCGAGGTCGTCGACGAGACCTACGAGCTCTTCATGGACCTGCTCGACGACACCCACTCCCAGGACGCGCTCGACTTCCCCGTCGTGTACGCCTCGGGCCGCGCCGGCGTCGCCTCGCTGGTGGCCCCCGAGAACGCGACCATGCCCGAGGGCGACAACCTCGAGCCGCTCTTCAAGACGATCCTGGACACCATCCCCGCCCCGACCTACACCGAGGGCGCGCCGCTGCAGGCCCACGTCACCAACCTCGACGCCTCCCCGTTCCTGGGCCGCCTCGCGCTGCTGCGCATCCACGAGGGCGAGCTGAAGAAGGGCCAGACCGTGGCCTGGATGCGCCGCAACGGCGAGGTCAAGAACGTCCGCGTCACCGAGCTGCTGGTCACCGAGGGCCTCGAGCGCAAGCCCGGCGAGTCCGCCGGCCCCGGCGACATCGTGGCCATCGCCGGCATCCCCGACATCACCATCGGCGAGACCCTCGCCGACCCCGAGAACCCGGTCGCGCTGCCGCTGATCCACGTCGACGAGCCCGCCATCTCGATGACCATCGGCACCAACACCTCCCCCCTGGTCGGTCGTACCAAGGGCGGGAAGGTCACCGCCCGCCTGGTCAAGGACCGTCTCGACGCCGAGCTCATCGGCAACGTCTCGCTCCGGATCCTGCCGACCGAGCGCCCCGACGCCTGGGAGGTCCAGGGCCGCGGCGAGCTCGCCCTGGCGATCCTGGTCGAGCAGATGCGCCGCGAGGGCTTCGAGCTCACGGTCGGCAAGCCGCAGGTGGTCACCAAGGAGGTGAACGGCAAGCTGCACGAGCCGTTCGAGCGCCTGACCATCGACGCGCCCGACGAGTACCTCGGCACGATCACCGAGCTGCTGGCCTCCCGCAAGGGCCGCATGGAGCAGATGACCAACCACGGCACCGGCTGGGTGCGGATGGAGTTCGTCGTCCCGGCGCGCGGCCTGATCGGCTTCCGCACCGAGTTCCTCACCGACACCCGCGGCACCGGCATCGCCCACAGCATCTCCGAGGGCTACGAGCCGTGGGCCGGCGAGATCCGCTCGCGCACCAACGGCTCGCTGGTCGCCGACCGCAAGGGCGCGACCACCGCGTACGCGATGACCAACCTGCAGGAGCGCGGCGTGATGTTCCTCGAGCCGGCCACCGAGGTCTACGAGGGCATGATCGTCGGCGAGAACTCGCGCGCCGACGACATGGACGTCAACATCACCAAGGAGAAGCAGCAGACCAACATCCGCTCCGCCACCTCCGACAACTTCGAGAAGCTGATCCCGGCGCGCAAGCTGTCGCTGGAGCAGTGCCTGGAGTTCTGCCGCGACGACGAGTGCGTCGAGGTCACCCCGGACATGGTCCGCATCCGCAAGGTCGTACTCGACGCCGGCGAGCGTGCCCGCACCGCCTCGCGCGTGCGCAAGGGCGGCAAGTAG
- the heR gene encoding heliorhodopsin HeR has translation MAQHRAAYTDEATASGVDDSSLRSLRGWNLGLAVLHAVQAVAVLVLASDFAITVTTMLPTGPPGSTPAAPEALVDVRVGWAIAFFLLLAALDHALTATAARGTYERDLRRGINRFRWCEYSVSATVMIVLIGFYAGVTEVTAVIGIVGANVAMILFGWLQEQMNPPGRTTTTMLPFWFGTVAGLAPWLAVGWNIAAAEEVPGFVLGIFASLLVFFSSFAVNQWLQYRGVGPWRSYAFGEKAYLVLSLVAKSALAWQIFGGSLAG, from the coding sequence ATGGCCCAGCACCGCGCCGCGTACACCGACGAGGCGACCGCGAGCGGCGTCGACGACTCCTCCCTGCGCTCGCTGCGCGGCTGGAACCTCGGCCTCGCCGTCCTCCACGCCGTCCAGGCCGTCGCCGTCCTCGTCCTGGCGTCCGACTTCGCGATCACCGTCACCACGATGCTGCCCACCGGTCCGCCGGGCTCGACCCCGGCCGCCCCGGAGGCGCTGGTCGACGTCCGGGTCGGCTGGGCGATCGCGTTCTTCCTGCTGCTCGCCGCGCTCGACCACGCCCTGACCGCCACGGCGGCCCGCGGGACGTACGAGCGGGACCTGCGCCGGGGCATCAACCGGTTCCGCTGGTGCGAGTACTCGGTCTCCGCGACCGTGATGATCGTGCTGATCGGCTTCTACGCCGGCGTCACCGAGGTGACCGCGGTGATCGGGATCGTGGGGGCCAACGTGGCGATGATCCTGTTCGGCTGGCTGCAGGAGCAGATGAACCCGCCCGGTCGCACCACCACCACGATGCTGCCGTTCTGGTTCGGCACCGTCGCCGGCCTCGCGCCGTGGCTGGCGGTCGGGTGGAACATCGCCGCGGCCGAGGAGGTGCCGGGGTTCGTGCTGGGCATCTTCGCCTCGCTGCTGGTCTTCTTCTCCTCGTTCGCGGTCAACCAGTGGCTGCAGTACCGCGGGGTCGGGCCGTGGCGCAGCTACGCGTTCGGCGAGAAGGCGTACCTGGTGCTGAGCCTGGTGGCGAAGTCGGCGCTCGCCTGGCAGATCTTCGGCGGCTCGCTGGCCGGCTGA
- a CDS encoding PPOX class F420-dependent oxidoreductase — MVNYATADRVSRDELLAFVRPRHRMTLITRRRDGRPQASPVTGGVDADGRLVISTYPQRAKAANLRRDPVTSVVVHSEDWDGPYVQVHGRTEVLDMPSREAEDGLVEYFRCIAGEHDDWDEYRAAMRRQGKSLLRITLEDWGPVATGGFPPEQD; from the coding sequence ATGGTCAACTACGCCACCGCCGACCGGGTCTCCCGCGACGAGCTGCTCGCGTTCGTCCGGCCCCGGCACCGGATGACCCTGATCACCCGTCGCAGGGACGGCCGGCCGCAGGCCTCGCCGGTCACCGGCGGCGTCGACGCCGACGGACGGCTGGTCATCTCGACCTACCCGCAGCGCGCCAAGGCCGCGAACCTGCGGCGCGACCCCGTGACCAGCGTGGTCGTGCACTCCGAGGACTGGGACGGACCGTACGTCCAGGTCCACGGCAGGACCGAGGTGCTCGACATGCCGAGCCGGGAGGCCGAGGACGGCCTGGTGGAGTACTTCCGCTGCATCGCCGGCGAGCACGACGACTGGGACGAGTACCGCGCCGCGATGCGCAGGCAGGGCAAGTCGCTGCTGCGGATCACGCTCGAGGACTGGGGTCCGGTGGCCACCGGGGGGTTCCCGCCCGAGCAAGACTGA
- a CDS encoding helix-turn-helix domain-containing protein yields the protein MASRPGAGAADSGAGLFAALLRHWRTRRGLSQLDLALVADVSSRHVSFLETGRSSPSAEMVVRLATALDVPLRQANAMLRAAGHPAWYAEPAHDSALPDQVRATLELMKRHHEPFPLVVIDRTYRVLDVNAGALAVLGAALPGPATLDPAGLNLARLCLDPDSGGRAIVNQAAIARELLWRMQRELLADPGDARLRALVEELLASPVVEPDWRRPDPTTPSAPSVELQLRVRAEVWAFQLVVSTVQAPLEVAVDELRIEQWFPSDKLTADGCRALAARSR from the coding sequence GTGGCGAGCAGACCGGGGGCCGGGGCGGCGGACAGCGGCGCCGGGCTCTTCGCGGCGCTGCTGAGGCACTGGCGCACCCGGCGCGGCCTCAGCCAGCTGGACCTGGCACTGGTCGCGGACGTGTCGAGCAGGCACGTCAGCTTCCTGGAGACCGGCCGGTCCTCGCCCAGCGCGGAGATGGTGGTGCGCCTGGCCACGGCGCTGGACGTGCCGCTGCGGCAGGCGAACGCGATGCTGCGGGCCGCCGGCCACCCCGCCTGGTACGCCGAGCCCGCCCACGACTCCGCACTGCCCGACCAGGTCCGGGCGACCCTCGAGCTGATGAAGCGGCACCACGAGCCGTTCCCGCTGGTCGTGATCGACCGGACGTACCGGGTGCTGGACGTCAACGCCGGGGCGCTGGCCGTCCTCGGCGCGGCCCTGCCCGGCCCGGCCACCCTCGACCCCGCCGGCCTGAACCTGGCCCGCCTCTGCCTGGACCCGGACAGCGGGGGGCGCGCCATCGTCAACCAGGCCGCGATCGCCCGGGAGCTGCTGTGGCGGATGCAGCGCGAGCTGCTCGCCGACCCGGGCGACGCCCGGTTGCGTGCGCTGGTCGAGGAGCTGCTGGCCTCACCGGTCGTCGAGCCGGACTGGCGACGGCCGGACCCGACCACCCCGTCCGCGCCGTCGGTCGAGCTGCAGCTGCGCGTCCGGGCCGAGGTGTGGGCGTTCCAGCTGGTCGTGAGCACCGTCCAGGCCCCGCTGGAGGTCGCCGTCGACGAGCTGCGGATCGAGCAGTGGTTCCCCTCCGACAAGCTCACCGCCGACGGTTGCCGCGCCCTCGCGGCGCGATCACGCTGA
- a CDS encoding alpha/beta fold hydrolase, with the protein MSTMTTAEASDLFRAPPPRHVDVGNGQVAVRSVGSGPDVLLVHGWPASGATFRTLLPLLTPHLRCHVVDLVGAGGSRFDRTVGLSVADHAVAVRGVVDALGLDDVAVVGHDSGGLIARHALAGDRRVRAWGLVATEQPQGPSRRFRSFVAARRVPGFEHLLARVVAHDRLRCTRFVLGDCFDDRSLIDGEFDEFFFRPLRDPERRWAAGELLRRFDLGSSFAALGGLHARIRVPVQLVQGARDPFFPLRWTQEMVTTFGGPARLHVVGRGKLFVHEEFPRETGEALVPTLVG; encoded by the coding sequence ATGAGCACGATGACCACCGCCGAGGCGAGCGACCTGTTCCGGGCGCCACCGCCCCGCCACGTCGACGTCGGGAACGGGCAGGTCGCCGTCCGCAGCGTCGGGTCCGGGCCCGACGTCCTGCTGGTGCACGGCTGGCCGGCCTCCGGGGCGACCTTCCGGACCCTGCTGCCGCTGCTCACCCCGCACCTGCGGTGCCACGTCGTCGACCTGGTCGGGGCCGGTGGCAGCCGGTTCGACCGGACCGTCGGGCTCTCCGTCGCCGACCACGCGGTGGCCGTCCGCGGGGTCGTCGACGCCCTCGGCCTGGACGACGTCGCGGTGGTCGGGCACGACAGCGGCGGCCTGATCGCCCGCCACGCGCTGGCCGGCGACCGGCGCGTACGGGCGTGGGGCCTGGTCGCGACCGAGCAGCCGCAGGGTCCCAGCCGGAGGTTCAGGTCGTTCGTCGCGGCCCGCCGCGTGCCCGGGTTCGAGCACCTGCTGGCCCGGGTGGTCGCGCACGACCGGCTGCGGTGCACCCGGTTCGTCCTCGGGGACTGCTTCGACGACCGCAGCCTGATCGACGGGGAGTTCGACGAGTTCTTCTTCCGTCCGCTGCGCGACCCGGAACGACGATGGGCCGCGGGCGAGCTCCTGCGCCGCTTCGACCTCGGGTCGTCCTTCGCCGCGCTCGGTGGGCTGCACGCGCGCATCCGGGTGCCCGTCCAGCTGGTCCAGGGTGCCCGCGACCCGTTCTTCCCGCTGCGCTGGACCCAGGAGATGGTCACGACCTTCGGTGGCCCGGCCCGGCTCCACGTCGTGGGCCGCGGCAAGCTGTTCGTCCACGAGGAGTTCCCGCGCGAGACCGGGGAGGCGCTGGTCCCCACCCTGGTCGGCTGA
- a CDS encoding MMPL family transporter, translated as MTPGAGGGLSGVLARGLVAGRWLVVVAWLAAVGACLAFLPAQASGGGGLSGLLSGDTPAVEAELRSVELFGFPLVARTVVVQRDPSGLSPYAQARTVVRALAVDRGRAGDVDPLLGAIPVTNTLGLFPGSRETGTTSLTYLLYGADASLGQRTRSAEDYAERFFTERDDVVGVTGSAPARSQQGAIIRDALPGVEAITLLAIVLIVGFAFRSLVAPLIALVAAGVSFVVTLRLTAYFSDLLGLASPDELEPVVIALLLGVVTDYVIFFCSSLRDQQPALLRGQGTRAEVRAASIAATTASVRRSGPIVAVAGLAVAAGTATLLAAESPFFRALGPALAFTVTVGLVVAITLVPALMAILGGLVFWPSRRPGEERRRALSGRLGAVGARWRSWTTVRTPQWPAAVIDRTTASRRAGLLVLVPCLAGLALSASLVLRLDLGVSFIGALPPGSEIRATAAQAQDGFAEGILSPTELVVEGDDVAERRGALRELGTSIARLPGVAGVLGPGSQPGPVERLLLLSDDGDAARYLVILDSDPLGADAVATTNLVQAALPGMLREAGLAGTSVALAGDSATAAYLVEQTEADLLRIALTALVANLLMLLLFLRAVVASIALLATSLLSLGATLGITSLVFDLAAPGQGLTFYVPFAAAVLLLAFASDYNIFTVGHVWEDAEGRTLRAAVRHALPSSVSAVVTAGLALGTSFALLSLVPLAPFSQLAFAVGLGIALEIVVVRLLVVPALLTVLGPRAAWPSSRFGARRRMHGPAGR; from the coding sequence GTGACCCCCGGCGCGGGCGGCGGCCTGAGCGGCGTGCTCGCGCGCGGCCTGGTCGCCGGTCGCTGGCTGGTCGTCGTGGCCTGGCTCGCCGCGGTCGGCGCCTGCCTGGCCTTCCTCCCGGCCCAGGCCTCGGGCGGCGGGGGCCTGTCGGGCCTGCTCTCCGGCGACACGCCGGCCGTGGAGGCCGAGCTGCGCTCGGTCGAGCTGTTCGGCTTCCCGCTGGTCGCGCGGACCGTCGTGGTGCAGCGCGACCCGTCGGGGCTCTCGCCGTACGCCCAGGCGCGCACCGTGGTCCGCGCCCTGGCCGTCGACCGAGGCCGCGCCGGCGACGTCGACCCGCTGCTGGGCGCGATCCCGGTCACCAACACCCTCGGGCTGTTCCCGGGCTCCCGCGAGACCGGCACCACGTCGCTGACCTACCTGCTCTACGGCGCCGACGCCTCGCTGGGCCAGCGCACCCGCTCGGCGGAAGACTACGCCGAGCGGTTCTTCACCGAGCGTGACGACGTCGTGGGGGTGACCGGGTCGGCGCCGGCCCGCTCCCAGCAGGGCGCGATCATCCGCGACGCCCTGCCGGGGGTGGAGGCGATCACGCTGCTGGCGATCGTGCTGATCGTGGGGTTCGCGTTCCGCTCGCTGGTGGCGCCGCTGATCGCCCTGGTGGCGGCCGGGGTGTCCTTCGTGGTGACGCTGCGGCTGACCGCGTACTTCTCGGACCTGCTCGGCCTGGCCAGCCCCGACGAGCTCGAACCGGTGGTGATCGCGCTGCTGCTGGGCGTGGTCACCGACTACGTCATCTTCTTCTGCTCCTCGCTGCGCGACCAGCAGCCGGCCCTGCTGCGCGGCCAGGGCACCCGGGCCGAGGTGCGCGCCGCCTCGATCGCCGCGACCACGGCGTCCGTGCGCCGCTCCGGGCCGATCGTGGCGGTCGCCGGGCTGGCCGTGGCCGCCGGGACGGCCACGCTGCTGGCCGCCGAGTCGCCGTTCTTCCGCGCGCTCGGCCCGGCGCTGGCCTTCACGGTGACCGTCGGCCTGGTCGTCGCGATCACCCTCGTCCCGGCCCTGATGGCGATCCTGGGCGGGCTCGTCTTCTGGCCCTCGCGCCGCCCGGGCGAGGAGCGCCGCCGGGCGCTGAGCGGCCGGCTCGGCGCGGTCGGGGCGCGGTGGCGCTCCTGGACCACGGTCCGCACCCCGCAGTGGCCCGCGGCGGTGATCGACCGCACCACCGCCTCGCGCCGCGCCGGGCTGCTCGTGCTGGTGCCCTGCCTGGCCGGGCTCGCCCTGTCCGCGAGCCTGGTGCTGCGCCTGGACCTCGGCGTCTCGTTCATCGGCGCGCTGCCGCCCGGCTCCGAGATCCGGGCCACCGCCGCGCAGGCGCAGGACGGGTTCGCCGAGGGGATCCTCTCCCCCACCGAGCTGGTGGTGGAGGGCGACGACGTCGCCGAGCGCCGCGGCGCCCTGCGCGAGCTCGGCACCAGCATCGCCCGGCTGCCCGGGGTCGCCGGCGTGCTCGGCCCGGGCTCCCAGCCGGGGCCGGTGGAGCGGCTGCTGCTGCTCTCCGACGACGGCGACGCCGCGCGCTACCTGGTGATCCTGGACAGCGACCCGCTCGGCGCCGACGCCGTGGCCACCACCAACCTGGTGCAGGCCGCCCTGCCCGGGATGCTGCGCGAGGCCGGGCTGGCCGGGACCAGCGTCGCGCTGGCCGGCGACAGCGCCACCGCGGCGTACCTGGTCGAGCAGACCGAGGCCGACCTGCTCCGGATCGCGCTCACCGCGCTTGTCGCGAACCTGCTGATGCTGCTGCTGTTCCTGCGCGCCGTGGTCGCCTCGATCGCCCTGCTGGCCACCAGCCTGCTCTCGCTGGGCGCGACGCTGGGCATCACCAGCCTGGTCTTCGACCTCGCCGCCCCCGGGCAGGGCCTGACCTTCTACGTCCCGTTCGCCGCGGCGGTGCTGCTGCTGGCCTTCGCCTCGGACTACAACATCTTCACCGTGGGCCACGTCTGGGAGGACGCCGAGGGCCGCACCCTGCGCGCCGCCGTGCGCCACGCGCTGCCGTCGTCGGTGAGCGCCGTGGTGACCGCCGGCCTCGCCCTGGGCACCAGCTTCGCGCTGCTCTCCCTGGTGCCGCTGGCACCCTTCTCCCAGCTGGCGTTCGCGGTGGGGCTGGGGATCGCCCTGGAGATCGTGGTGGTGCGGCTGCTGGTCGTGCCGGCGCTGCTCACCGTGCTCGGCCCCCGCGCGGCCTGGCCGAGCAGCCGCTTCGGCGCCCGCCGCCGGATGCACGGCCCCGCCGGCCGGTGA